From Nicotiana tabacum cultivar K326 chromosome 22, ASM71507v2, whole genome shotgun sequence, one genomic window encodes:
- the LOC107770058 gene encoding dof zinc finger protein DOF3.6, translated as MSFSSFPVYLDHPNLQQLQQVDHHQQGNPGLENSQLPTAAPPAQVGGSPGSIRPGSMVDRARLAKIPLPEAGLKCPRCDSSNTKFCYFNNYNLAQPRHFCKSCRRYWTRGGALRSVPVGGGCRRNKRSKSTNNSSKTAGGNNTAERQIGTTSTSTSASPSSCSKEITGQHFSQSSTHLTPLMAAFQNLNHQYGGFQPPPLVSTQNNGELGHEMGFQIGGNSTNNLQAATTGGSDYHHHQWRLPSLAATNLYPFQGERIEATSSGISHQDSVVRMEENNQGLNSTKQFLGTMENNQYWGGNAWTGFSGLNSSSAGHLL; from the exons ATGAGTTTCTCATCTTTTCCAGTCTATCTAGATCATCCCAATTTGCAACAG TTACAGCAGGTAGATCACCATCAACAAGGAAACCCTGGGCTCGAAAATTCCCAGCTTCCAACAGCAGCCCCACCCGCTCAGGTGGGTGGGAGTCCAGGCTCGATCAGGCCTGGTTCCATGGTTGATCGAGCCCGATTAGCAAAGATTCCACTGCCGGAAGCTGGACTAAAGTGTCCGAGGTGTGATTCCTCGAATACTAAGTTCTGCTACTTCAATAATTACAACCTTGCACAGCCCAGACACTTCTGTAAGAGTTGTCGTCGTTACTGGACTAGAGGGGGTGCTCTGAGGAGCGTCCCGGTGGGAGGAGGATGCCGAAGAAACAAGAGAAGCAAAAGCACTAACAACAGCTCAAAGACCGCTGGCGGTAACAACACTGCGGAGAGACAAATAGGTACTACTTCCACTTCAACTAGTGCAAGTCCTTCAAGCTGCAGCAAAGAAATTACTGGCCAACACTTTTCACAGTCATCCACACATTTAACTCCTCTCATGGCTGCCTTCCAAAACCTAAATCATCAATATGGAGGATTTCAGCCTCCTCCTTTGGTTTCTACACAAAACAATGGGGAACTTGGTCATGAAATGGGATTCCAAATAGGGGGTAATAGTACTAACAATTTACAAGCAGCCACTACTGGAGGATCTgattatcatcatcatcagtgGAGATTGCCATCTTTGGCAGCCACAAATTTGTACCCTTTTcaaggtgaaagaattgaagcaACATCGTCTGGGATTTCTCACCAAGATTCAGTAGTGAGAATGGAGGAAAATAATCAAGGGTTAAATTCCACAAAACAGTTTTTGGGAACTATGGAGAATAATCAATATTGGGGTGGAAATGCATGGACAGGGTTCTCTGGTCTCAACTCCTCTTCTGCTGGCCATCTCCTTTGA